The sequence TGCTGCTGGCGGCAGTGCCAGATCAGCTGGGATACGCTGCTTTAGGCGATTTTCTGCCGCGGAAGCCGGTTGGTGCGGCAAATAATTAATTAATTAACATTGCCACCGGATGTCAGCGGCGATTATTTCGCACATTTCGGCAGGCCACGATTGCCCGCATGCGAAAAACTACTTACTCTCTGTGCCTGGATCCATTTTTACTTTGCCTTAAAGACAATATGAACGCAGCTATCCTGCTCACCGGGGCGACCGGCTATATCGGCTCCCATACCTGGGTTGAGCTGCTGGAGGCCGGCCATCAGGTGGTCGGCGTCGACAACCTGGCCAACAGCAGTCCGCTGGTGCTTGATCGCATCAGGAAGATCACCGGCAAGACACCGCTGTTCGTGCAGGCGGATCTGTGCGATCGCGCCAGTACCGAACGCTTGTTCCAGGATTATCGGATCGGCGCCACCATCCATTTCGCCGCGTTGAAATCGATTGGGGAATCGGTCGTCAAGCCGCTCGAATACTATGCCAACAATCTGAACAGCTTGCTGACGCTGTGTACCGCGATGCGCGATGCCGGCGTCGAAAACATGGTGTTCAGTTCCTCGGCATCGGTGTATGGCGATCCGGCCACGCTGCCGATCCTGGAGCACTTTCCCCTGTCGGCTTCGAATCCCTATGGCCAGACCAAACTGATCGGCGAGCAGATACTGCGTGACCTGGAACAGTCGGACCCGCGCTGGAAGATTGCGTACCTGCGCTATTTCAATCCGGTAGGCGCGCACAAAAGCGGCCTGATCGGTGAAGACTCGCGCGGCAATCCGGATAACCTGATGCCCTATATCGCCCGGGTCGCCGCCCGGCGCAGCGCCAGCCTGCCGGTATTCGGCGGCGATTACCCGACCGCCGACGGCACCGGCGTACGCGATTATATCCACGTGGTCGACCTCGCCAAGGCACACCTGGCGGCGCTCGATTATCTGCAGGACAAACGGCAGAGCCTGACCGCCAATATCGGCAGCGGCCGCGGCTATAGCGTGCTGGAAGTGATTGCCGCCTACGAAAAAGCCAGCGGCCAGCGCGTGCCTTACGACATGGCGCCGCGCCGTCCGGACGATATTGCATCGTGCTATGCGGATCCCGGCCTGGCGGCCGAGCTGCTGGGCTGGCGCGCGAAGGAAAACCTGGAATCGATCTGCACCGATTCCTGGCGCTGGCAGTCGCAGAATCCAGCCGGCTTTGCCGATTGAAACAGCGTAGCCGGCGCCGCCGGCATCAATGCAGGATGGCGCCGCGCTTGCCGACCATGATCATTTCGACAAAGGTCGAGCCGTCGTGATTGTCCGGTGAATACGATACCCTGACCCCGCCCAGATCGTAATCGCGTATGGTTTCCAACGCCGCAATCAGCTTCGGCCTGGTCGGGTTGGGGCCGGCCCGGCGCAAGCCTTCGGTCAGCAGCTTGGCCGCGACAAAGCCTTCGAACGCAGAATAGGAAGCGGGCGGCGGCTTGGCCATGCTCTTCAGCACGCTCTGAAACTCGCGGGTGGCGGGCGCGGCAAAGTCTTTGGGGTAAGGCATCACCTGCATGACGCTGACGCCGCGGCCGTCGTCGCCCAGTGATTCAAAGAAGGTCTCGGAACTGACATTGGATAGCATCATGAAGGTCGGATGCGCACCCTTCTTGTGCATCTGCTTGACGAAATCGGCGCAGGCTGACGGCGTGCACGCCATCAGTACCGCTTGTGGATTGGCGGCGGCAATCGCGCTGACTGCCTGCTCTACTTTCAAGTCCTTGCGATCGTAGCTGGCGATAAGCAGCGGGCTCAGCTTGTGCGCCGCCAGGTTGCGCTGGAATCCTGCCAGCCCATCCTTGCCGAAACTGTCGTCCTGGTACAGGATCGCCACCTTGCGGATGCCAAGCGAACCGAACAGCTCGATCATTTTCGCGGTCTCCGCCTGGTAGCTGGCGCGCAGATTGAACAGGTAGGGGTTGAACGGCTGGTGCAGGCTCTGGCCGCCCGAGAACGGCGCCACCAGCGGCACCTTCTCGCTCAGCAGCAGCGGCAGCACGGCTTCCACCGTCGGCGTGCTGCGATAGCCGAACAGTGCCAGCGCGTTGTCTTCTTTCAGCAGTTTCTCGGTATTCAGCCTGGTGGTTTCCGGCTTGCGCTTGTCGTCATAAGACTTGAGCTCGATTTTGCGGCCATAAATCCCGCCCTGGGCGTTGACCCAGGCGAAATAGGCCAGCGCGCCCTCCATGTTTTCCTTACCGGTGGCTTCCCCCGACAATTCCACCGACTGGCCGATGACGATCTTGTCCTGCGCTGGCCGCTGCTCCGCCTGGACCAGCGCGCAAGCAACGGACAAGAGTATGCCGGTTAACATTTTCATGTTGTTCTCCCCCTGATTGTCTTTATTTTCCAGCGACAATACTCTTACAAAGCTTACAGACAGCTTTCATTTTTATCGATTTTCAGCTGCTGCCAGCTTGCCGCCGGGATCAGGCCAGTTGCTGGTACAGGCCGGTGACGCCATCCATCACTTCCAGTATGCGTTCGCTGGTGGTGGCGACATTGGTGGCGTTGCGTTGACGGTTCATGCTGTCGCCGTTCTGGTGCAGCGCGGCGTCGAAGAATAGCCATTGCTGTTGCGCCAACGTCAATTCATCATGGATTCTCGCGGTGTCGCCAGGGGCATCGCTGAGGGTCTGCATGGCAGCCACGAATTCCTTGCGCGCCTGTTCCAGCTTGCCGGCGGCATCGGCCGGCGCCACGCCCCATTGCTGGGCCTGGTAGAACTTGGCCATGCGCTGCGACAGCATGCGCTGCCGCCCGGAGAGGTTGACCAGCTGGCCGGCGGCGCTGCCGGAGTATTTTTCCAGCTGCACGGTAGAGGTCTGCGCCAGCGCCAGGATCTCTTCACTCAGCGCCATGATGTTGCGGGCGTCCTGCTGGTTAGGCAATTTCCCCAGCAATACCTGCTTGTAGCCCTGCCAGGCCTTTTCCATCTCGGCCAGCACCAGCTTGTTGTCGGCGCTGGGCGCGAAAGCACGCAACTCCGCCAGCTGTTTCTCAAACAGGCTGAGCGACAGGTCGAGGATTTTTCTTGAGCGCTCGACATCGATGGCCTGCCCCAGCTGCATGTATGCCTTGGCCAGCCGCTGCGACAACATGCGCTGCCGTCCCGACTTGTTGATGGCGTCATTGATGTTCAGCACCTGTGCCCAGGTATTGGAAAACAGACTCCAGCCTCCCGCGAGCAGCACCGACCTGCCAAGAAACCCCCTTCTATGCACCATGCTTTTCTCCATGATTGAATCTCGAACGAAGATAAGCAAGCTTCATACCCATCACAGTCACCAAAAGCGTGCAGCCAGATCTCGCCACCTATCACTATTGACAGCTGCCAGCCGGATAAATAAGGGATTAACATTCGTGACGATTTGTGCGAACGGCGATAGAGAACACCGGTCCCGCAACAAACCTGCCGAGCCTGCCAAGCAGCTGCTTTAGGCGCGACGGTCAGTCTCAAGAAAATGTTTAAAAAAAGAGGCAGCGTCCGGCGTGACAACAAGCACTTTGACGCATCCGTAGCGATCACAATTCTGACACTGTGGCGAGGATCACTCAATGCCCCTAGTACTCAATGCGCGCAACAACCCGCTCTACGGCGGCGACGTGATCAACCAGAAATATAAGCCGCTCGACGATCCTGTGCTTGTAGCCGGCGACAACGTCTATTACCGGCAATTGTTTTCCGCTCGCCAGGGCCTACTGACAGGCATCAATGCCTACCCACCCAGTGCCCTTAATTTTTATGGGAATTTACCGGTTCCGGTGGTCGCCGTGGCGCCGCTGGTGGTCGTCTCCAGCAACCGCGCCAACTGGATGCAGACGATACTGCAGAATGCCGTGACCCATGGCGTCTTTACCGGTTATCTGGACCTCACCTCGTTTGACTCGGACGTAGTGCCATGGTACACGCCGATGCGCTCCGGCAGGCCGGTATATATTGTCGTCCACTGGTCTGAGTACGACTATTACGAAGCTCGTGTTGGTGGCGGTGCATTTCCCAATGTAACGGTGGTCGGCTACAAGTTCACCGCCGCCGCCCCGGCGCTGGATATCGTTGGCTTCGGCGCCAGCCGCTACGCGGCGATGCAGTTGATGATAAACCAAGGCTATCATCAGGCCTGGGCAGTGGATGACAATGTCATCAACGTCAACGGTTTCCCCAATACCTTGGGCGTGGTGGAAGCACTCATGCCGCTGGCAGGCGGCGCGGCGCCTATCTGGGGTATCGGTTTCACCGCGGCGACGGCAAATACTGGCGCGAATACGCTCTACACTGCAGGGACGCTGACCTTTGCCGCCAATCCTCTCAATTTCGGCACTACCGTGGCCGGCCTGTTACAGCAAGTGGTTTTGTGGAATCTCGACCAGCTGCGCGCCGCCAATCTCAATTTCAGTCCACTATTCGTCGCCTCCAACGAGGACGTCAGCCTAAGCAACTATCTGCAGTTCAATCAGCTGGACGAGCGCATCATCACTACCTGCAGCATCGTGAAATATGAGCCGGCCAATGATCCGTGGTCCAACCTCGGCGCCTCCAGAGAGATTCCAAGACGGCGCAATCGCCTGCTGGGACTGCTTGATGGCATTGAAGGAGATATCCAGTTCCTGCCTGTCGGCGGCGGCGCGCAGGTGACGCTGCAAACCTACGTCCGGCAAACGGTGCTGATGCATGGCATCAACCGCAACCAGTCCACCGCCTTGCGGACCCAGTCATGCGCCATAGAGCAATACATGGCCGCAGCGGCCCGGCGGGGATGGTATCCCGCTGCTCCGCTTAATCCGTTTAATCCGTTCAATGGTCCGGCAGCGATCAACCTGCTGCTGCCGGCCGCCATTTGACTGCTGTCCTTTTCCGCGCTGACTGTCTGCAGTTTTTCCATTTTATATAGGTGGACTTGCCATGGATCTGAATACACTAGCAGGCGTTCTGCGCGGACAGGCAAACCACCAGCAGAGCATTGTCTTCAACAGCGATTTCCTGTCGGCCGCGCAAATTGCCGCCCTGCAATCCGGTTTCGATCTTGCCGCGCAAAGTTATTTCACGATCAATGCGATCACGGCCGGCGATGTTCCCGATCCGTCGAACCAGCAGCTGATCCTGACTGCCGGCAACACCGATGTGCTGGCGCAGAAAGGCCTCGCGCTGAAAGTGGTGTTCACGGTCGACGCCTCGCAAACCCTGCAGTTCACGATTGCGGTCGAGTTCGCCGCCGGCTGGCAGTTTGCCGACAGCTTTCCTCACTTGACCGTGTTCCCGTTCGACCAGGTCAGCGCCAGCGCCAGTTACGCCATCTATGCAACCCAGCCGGCCAGTGCCTATTTCCCGTGGCCGAACCAGGCCACTGAAAGCGTGGCGCTGGCCGCCGGCTTGAACATGGCCAGCTGGCTGCAGCTGAATATCTTCAGCGGCGCCCTGGTCCTGCTGCAGCAAGTCTTGAACAATACCGACAAGTACAAGTTTTTCGGCCCGATCGCGCTCAGCGCGGCCACGCCCTACCCCGTGATGTATCTCAGTTCGCCCCTGCTGGCGCAGAGCTTCAACATCATTCCGGGCCAGCTGACAGTCGGCAACCTGGCGCTCAGCATCAATGTCTCAGCGCCGCAAGCACGGCTGCAAAACCTGACCATGCGTTTTTCCGCCAGCACCGAAGACTTGACTTTCGGCGTTGAAATCTTCAGCAACAACATTCTCCTGAGTTTTTTTGCCGAGCCTCTCCCCGGCCATGTGTTCGGCATCCCGCAAATCCTGGCCTTGCCGGGCGGTGCCGGCTTCCAGCAATATATTCCGAGCACCCTGAGCGACGCCTTCAACCTGGCGACGCTGCAATCCTTCGTCATCACCCAGGGCGGCAACAGCGGCATCGGCATGACCGGCTTTGTCATCGGCAGCAATCCCGGCTACAGCCTGACCCTGATAAACAATGTTTTGATACTGGAAAACCTGTGTCTCGACATGAATTCCTACCTGCCAGGAACGGCATCCAGCCTGACGATCGTATCGCTTAGCGCAAGCGCAAAGATATTCCCCGACATCTTCACCGGCGATTTCAATTTTTTCCTGGAACTTGCCTCCACCCCGCGCGCCGGCTGGCAGATTTCCACCATCACCGGCGCCTACCTGGGCCAGGTCAAGCTGAGCGACCTGGTGCGCGGCATCGTCGGCAACACGGCCCTGCTGCCGAGCGTTCTGAGCGACATCAGTTTTTC comes from Collimonas pratensis and encodes:
- a CDS encoding ABC transporter substrate-binding protein, with translation MKMLTGILLSVACALVQAEQRPAQDKIVIGQSVELSGEATGKENMEGALAYFAWVNAQGGIYGRKIELKSYDDKRKPETTRLNTEKLLKEDNALALFGYRSTPTVEAVLPLLLSEKVPLVAPFSGGQSLHQPFNPYLFNLRASYQAETAKMIELFGSLGIRKVAILYQDDSFGKDGLAGFQRNLAAHKLSPLLIASYDRKDLKVEQAVSAIAAANPQAVLMACTPSACADFVKQMHKKGAHPTFMMLSNVSSETFFESLGDDGRGVSVMQVMPYPKDFAAPATREFQSVLKSMAKPPPASYSAFEGFVAAKLLTEGLRRAGPNPTRPKLIAALETIRDYDLGGVRVSYSPDNHDGSTFVEMIMVGKRGAILH
- the galE gene encoding UDP-glucose 4-epimerase GalE, coding for MNAAILLTGATGYIGSHTWVELLEAGHQVVGVDNLANSSPLVLDRIRKITGKTPLFVQADLCDRASTERLFQDYRIGATIHFAALKSIGESVVKPLEYYANNLNSLLTLCTAMRDAGVENMVFSSSASVYGDPATLPILEHFPLSASNPYGQTKLIGEQILRDLEQSDPRWKIAYLRYFNPVGAHKSGLIGEDSRGNPDNLMPYIARVAARRSASLPVFGGDYPTADGTGVRDYIHVVDLAKAHLAALDYLQDKRQSLTANIGSGRGYSVLEVIAAYEKASGQRVPYDMAPRRPDDIASCYADPGLAAELLGWRAKENLESICTDSWRWQSQNPAGFAD
- a CDS encoding type IV pili methyl-accepting chemotaxis transducer N-terminal domain-containing protein, whose translation is MVHRRGFLGRSVLLAGGWSLFSNTWAQVLNINDAINKSGRQRMLSQRLAKAYMQLGQAIDVERSRKILDLSLSLFEKQLAELRAFAPSADNKLVLAEMEKAWQGYKQVLLGKLPNQQDARNIMALSEEILALAQTSTVQLEKYSGSAAGQLVNLSGRQRMLSQRMAKFYQAQQWGVAPADAAGKLEQARKEFVAAMQTLSDAPGDTARIHDELTLAQQQWLFFDAALHQNGDSMNRQRNATNVATTSERILEVMDGVTGLYQQLA